From one Candidatus Nitrospira nitrosa genomic stretch:
- a CDS encoding RHS repeat-associated core domain-containing protein — MSKVIGSTSSQFLYDGNDIAAEIGGSAVGASYLRSLNIDEPFIRQAGTGNEFYHADALGSSLALSNTQGASGTTYTYEPFGKTTVTGTSANTLQYTGRENDGTGFYYYRTRYYYPHMHRFTREDPIGFYAGPNFYTYVSNRVTHFNDPWGLDPSQRSRFSFSAGYTWGTEGKQCTLGEGCKPTTTFPPAFQFTLFQISYNQPPPNLNPLNVNLNIYSHNPASYPALGGDVSIGTFIYENPNPDPGGQTMLQQGFSLGLGVGVGSPVSISR, encoded by the coding sequence GTGAGCAAGGTTATTGGCAGCACATCGTCCCAGTTCTTATATGACGGGAACGATATTGCGGCCGAGATTGGAGGCAGCGCAGTTGGCGCGAGCTATCTGCGAAGCCTGAACATCGATGAGCCGTTCATTCGACAAGCAGGTACTGGGAATGAGTTCTATCACGCCGATGCACTCGGGAGCAGCCTGGCCTTAAGCAACACGCAGGGCGCTTCTGGAACAACGTACACCTACGAGCCGTTTGGGAAGACGACGGTCACGGGAACGAGTGCGAACACATTGCAATATACGGGACGGGAGAATGATGGGACGGGGTTCTACTACTATCGGACGAGGTATTACTATCCACACATGCATCGTTTTACTAGAGAAGATCCGATTGGGTTTTATGCCGGACCGAACTTCTATACTTACGTCAGCAATCGAGTGACCCATTTCAATGACCCATGGGGTCTCGATCCCTCACAAAGAAGTAGATTTAGCTTTTCAGCTGGTTATACATGGGGGACGGAGGGAAAACAGTGTACTTTGGGGGAGGGTTGCAAGCCTACCACAACATTTCCCCCGGCATTTCAATTCACGCTCTTTCAAATCTCCTATAACCAGCCACCACCAAATTTGAATCCGCTGAATGTCAATCTGAATATCTACAGCCATAATCCCGCTAGCTATCCTGCTCTTGGGGGCGATGTTAGCATTGGCACATTTATCTACGAGAACCCGAATCCTGACCCAGGTGGTCAGACTATGCTGCAGCAAGGATTCTCACTTGGTTTGGGAGTAGGTGTGGGGTCTCCCGTTTCGATATCGCGATAG